In Felis catus isolate Fca126 chromosome A3, F.catus_Fca126_mat1.0, whole genome shotgun sequence, a single genomic region encodes these proteins:
- the CCN5 gene encoding CCN family member 5: MRVTLQTHLLAFSLLCLLSKVCAQLCPTPCVCPWPPPRCPPGAPLVLDGCNCCRVCARRLGEPCDHLHVCDPSQGLICQPRAGPGGRGAVCLWGEDDGSCEVNGRVYRDGETFQPHCRVRCHCEDGGFTCVPLCSEDVRLPSWDCPYPRRVEVPGKCCPEWVCDQGGGLGVQPLPAQGPQFSGLVAPPPPGIPCPEWSTAWGPCSTTCGLGVATRVSNQNRLCRLETQHHLCLTGPCPPARGRSPRNSAF, encoded by the exons ATGAGAGTCACACTACAGACCCACCTTCTggccttctccctcctctgcctcctctcaaAG GTATGTGCCCAGCTGTGCCCAACACCATGTGTCTGCCCCTGGCCGCCACCCCGATGCCCACCGGGGGCGCCCCTGGTGCTGGATGGCTGCAACTGTTGCCGGGTATGTGCACGGCGGCTGGGGGAGCCCTGCGACCATCTCCACGTCTGCGACCCCAGCCAGGGCCTGATCTGCCAGCCCAGGGCGGGCCCTGGTGGCAGAGGGGCCGTGTGCCTCT GGGGAGAGGATGACGGGAGCTGTGAGGTGAACGGCCGCGTGTACCGAGATGGGGAGACCTTCCAGCCCCACTGCAGGGTTCGCTGCCACTGTGAGGATGGTGGCTTCACCTGTGTGCCACTGTGCAGTGAGGACGTCCGGCTGCCCAGCTGGGACTGCCCGTATCCCAGGAGGGTTGAGGTCCCGGGCAAGTGCTGCCCTGAGTGGGTGTGCGAccagggaggggggctgggggtccagcccctcccagcccaaG gACCCCAGTTTTCTGGCCTTgtcgctcccccaccccctggcatcCCCTGCCCAGAATGGAGCACGGCCTGGGGCCCCTGCTCAACCACCTGCGGGCTGGGTGTGGCCACCCGGGTGTCCAACCAGAACCGCCTCTGCCGACTGGAGACCCAGCACCACCTGTGCCTGACTGGGCCCTGTCCACCTGCCAGGGGCCGCAGCCCACGGAACAGTGCCTTTTAg